A window of Vicinamibacteria bacterium contains these coding sequences:
- a CDS encoding ParA family protein: MARRVAISSQKGGVGKTTVALNLAVTLADRGRKTLLADLDPQGGIALSLAKGDAELQGLAELLMGQAEPRQAVTATHLPALSLLTRGRLDPTDVSSYERELSSPGILEHALASVEQGFDIVLMDTPSGMGMVTRAALAISDFVLLPFQTEALALRSMTQALRVLEHVQANENPRLRLLGILPTMVERDKPSVQAVLREIWNGFPDALETIVPRSEVFARASEGGLPLGFLGGSPIPEARRFELLADELEARMDRFRGMEKQPHEAKPARQLL; this comes from the coding sequence CCAGAAGGGGGGCGTGGGCAAGACGACCGTCGCCCTGAACCTGGCGGTCACCCTAGCCGACCGGGGCCGCAAGACCCTTCTGGCCGACCTCGACCCGCAGGGGGGGATCGCATTGTCCCTGGCCAAGGGCGACGCCGAGCTTCAAGGGCTGGCCGAGTTGCTCATGGGCCAGGCCGAGCCAAGGCAGGCGGTCACCGCCACCCATCTCCCCGCCCTGAGCCTCTTGACGCGCGGCCGGCTGGACCCTACCGATGTCTCTTCCTATGAACGCGAGCTTTCCAGCCCCGGGATTCTGGAGCACGCGCTCGCCAGCGTCGAACAGGGCTTCGACATCGTCCTGATGGACACCCCCTCTGGCATGGGCATGGTCACCCGGGCAGCCCTGGCCATCTCGGACTTCGTTCTCTTGCCTTTCCAGACCGAGGCTCTCGCCCTGCGCTCCATGACCCAAGCCCTGCGCGTTCTGGAGCACGTCCAAGCCAATGAAAATCCCCGTCTGCGACTCCTGGGCATTCTCCCCACCATGGTGGAGAGGGACAAGCCCAGCGTCCAGGCCGTGCTGCGCGAGATCTGGAACGGCTTTCCCGACGCTCTCGAAACGATCGTGCCCCGCTCCGAGGTCTTCGCCCGGGCGAGCGAGGGCGGCCTCCCCCTCGGCTTTCTAGGCGGGTCTCCCATCCCCGAGGCGCGCCGCTTCGAGCTCCTAGCCGACGAGCTCGAGGCACGGATGGACCGGTTCCGTGGAATGGAGAAACAGCCCCATGAAGCTAAGCCCGCCCGGCAGCTCCTCTGA